In one window of Dokdonia sp. PRO95 DNA:
- a CDS encoding DUF4139 domain-containing protein, translating into MKRTTLLLALCLMSYAFAKASSTPPQTKSTNLSKVTVYLSGAQIERTTEVMVMEGTNSFLFDNLSNDIDESSIQISGLKDASILSINFGINYLTEQLNTKKVDSLRSLKTKLETDILKLNSLMSGLHKEEEVITSNQRLGSNTTEIDLAKIKELSTYYRKRVTEIKNGILDAEIEKTTLQRRVNDLTKQFNELNVTEEKSKGQITLKLNGEQQETLNLKITYNVSEAGWYPEYDLKAIATDAPLQLSYKAHLYQKTGIEWDDVNLVLSTGDPNTNNLKPTIDTKYLRFVNRNYRNNSNATKAYNYKYNPTIKTITGIVTEDNGPLPGANVIVKGTTNGTQTDFDGKYTLQVNEGETLAFSFVGFKTKEIPIHASIINANLEIDNALEEVVITAYGTSGSLRGQSPKPAKKEDYTLNDILSGKASGVAINNTSGLAGGSTNVVIRGYSSINSSNPPLFIIDGIPYSSQKSIREINEIDASNIKNIDVLKGLSATSIYGAKARNGVVIIKTKNGFESSKLTATGDTKTEGITTTTFEINKKYSIDSDGDVTVIEIDKFEVPATYEYFVAPAINENVFLTASIKDWVRYSLLPGEANIYFEGSFSGKTYINPLETTEELSVSLGVDPNIVVKRKQLDNFKSTSFIGSQRIVDMAYSTTVRNNKNTPINLKMVDRVPVSQNKEIKVDDIETADAAYDKDTGLLEWTINLAPSDSSKKEFSYELKYPKHKRVNL; encoded by the coding sequence ATGAAAAGAACTACATTATTACTCGCCTTATGTTTGATGAGTTACGCTTTCGCGAAAGCGTCTTCTACCCCACCACAAACTAAAAGTACTAACCTATCTAAAGTAACTGTCTACCTAAGTGGCGCACAAATAGAACGTACTACTGAAGTTATGGTTATGGAGGGAACAAATAGCTTTCTATTTGATAATCTCTCAAACGATATTGATGAAAGTAGCATCCAGATTTCTGGCTTAAAAGACGCCTCGATACTCTCTATTAATTTCGGGATTAACTATCTCACAGAACAACTCAATACAAAGAAAGTAGACAGTTTACGAAGTTTAAAAACTAAACTTGAGACAGATATCCTCAAGCTTAATAGTCTTATGAGTGGTTTACATAAAGAAGAAGAAGTAATTACTTCAAACCAACGACTAGGTAGCAACACCACAGAAATAGATCTAGCTAAAATCAAGGAGCTATCTACTTACTACAGAAAACGCGTAACTGAAATTAAAAATGGAATTCTAGATGCCGAAATTGAAAAAACAACCTTACAACGTCGTGTAAATGACCTTACGAAGCAATTTAACGAACTAAACGTCACAGAAGAAAAAAGCAAAGGTCAGATTACACTTAAACTTAACGGTGAACAGCAAGAGACTTTGAACCTTAAAATCACCTATAATGTAAGCGAAGCAGGCTGGTATCCAGAATATGACTTAAAAGCAATTGCTACCGATGCACCTTTACAATTATCATACAAAGCCCATTTATATCAAAAAACAGGAATAGAATGGGATGATGTCAACCTTGTATTATCAACAGGAGATCCTAATACAAACAACCTTAAGCCAACTATTGACACAAAATACTTACGTTTTGTAAATCGTAATTACCGTAACAATAGTAATGCTACAAAGGCATACAACTATAAATACAACCCTACTATTAAAACCATCACAGGAATAGTTACTGAAGATAATGGACCGTTACCTGGCGCAAATGTTATAGTAAAAGGAACAACAAACGGGACGCAAACTGACTTTGATGGAAAATACACTCTTCAAGTAAATGAAGGAGAAACGCTAGCGTTTTCTTTTGTAGGCTTTAAAACTAAGGAAATTCCTATTCACGCTAGTATTATTAATGCAAACTTAGAAATAGATAATGCACTTGAAGAGGTGGTAATTACTGCTTATGGTACATCTGGGTCTCTAAGGGGGCAATCACCAAAACCTGCAAAGAAAGAAGATTATACACTTAATGATATTCTTTCAGGTAAAGCGTCGGGTGTAGCAATAAATAACACATCAGGATTGGCTGGTGGCTCGACAAATGTTGTTATAAGAGGCTATTCGTCAATAAATTCAAGTAATCCACCGTTATTTATTATTGATGGAATTCCATATAGTTCTCAAAAATCAATTAGGGAAATCAATGAAATTGATGCTAGTAACATAAAAAATATAGACGTACTCAAAGGTCTAAGCGCTACATCGATTTATGGTGCTAAGGCGAGAAATGGAGTAGTAATTATTAAAACCAAGAATGGATTTGAAAGTTCAAAACTAACAGCCACAGGAGACACCAAAACAGAAGGAATAACCACCACAACTTTTGAAATCAATAAAAAATACTCAATTGACTCCGATGGAGATGTGACCGTAATAGAAATTGATAAGTTTGAAGTACCAGCAACCTATGAATATTTTGTCGCTCCAGCTATAAATGAGAATGTATTTCTTACAGCTTCAATAAAAGACTGGGTGCGTTATAGTTTACTTCCTGGAGAAGCAAATATTTACTTTGAAGGTAGTTTTTCTGGTAAGACGTATATCAATCCGCTAGAGACTACAGAGGAGTTATCTGTATCACTTGGCGTAGATCCTAATATCGTCGTAAAGCGTAAACAGCTAGATAATTTTAAGTCGACTTCTTTTATAGGTTCGCAACGTATTGTTGATATGGCATACTCAACAACAGTGAGAAATAATAAAAATACACCTATCAACCTAAAAATGGTAGATCGCGTTCCTGTATCTCAAAACAAGGAAATCAAAGTAGATGATATCGAAACCGCAGATGCGGCTTACGATAAAGACACAGGTTTGCTCGAATGGACTATAAACCTTGCTCCATCAGATAGCTCTAAAAAGGAATTCAGTTACGAACTAAAATATCCTAAACATAAAAGAGTAAATCTTTAG
- a CDS encoding thiol-disulfide oxidoreductase DCC family protein, whose amino-acid sequence MTKKIILFDGVCNLCNGAITFIIQRDKKDLFRYAPLQSEIGKELASKHHIDLDKIDSIILVTEDKAYAKSTAALHIAKQLSAGWPLLAVFLILPRFLRDGVYDFIARNRYKWFGKKEACMIPTPELKSKFLDYEQPK is encoded by the coding sequence ATGACTAAAAAAATCATCCTTTTTGACGGAGTTTGCAATTTATGCAACGGGGCCATCACCTTTATCATACAGCGTGATAAGAAGGATCTATTTAGATATGCTCCATTGCAAAGCGAGATAGGAAAAGAACTTGCTTCAAAACATCATATAGATCTTGATAAGATAGACTCTATCATTTTAGTGACTGAAGACAAAGCCTATGCAAAATCTACGGCGGCGCTTCACATTGCAAAGCAATTATCTGCGGGCTGGCCTTTGCTTGCAGTGTTTTTAATTCTTCCGAGATTCTTGCGTGATGGGGTTTATGATTTTATTGCCCGTAATCGCTATAAATGGTTTGGCAAAAAAGAAGCCTGTATGATCCCTACTCCAGAGCTTAAGAGTAAGTTTCTGGATTATGAACAGCCCAAATAG
- a CDS encoding DNA mismatch repair protein MutS: MIKINKKTLQDLEFDIVCEQVSERCTTEKGKAKALTIEPYPTPKQALFGLHQTNEYLSSRTADSAIPNHGFDSLDHELKYLAIEDSTLEKGSFKKLSSISETVNIHLKFFKKFEELYPTLYNTVRETEYTTAIIDAVTRIIDKYGEVRDDATPTLGTLRRAINQTKGRINSSFSSALGQYAGYGYLDDIRETIVDNVRVLAVTAMHRRKVKGSIMGSSKTGSITYIQPEATLQAQRELNNLIFEEDEEVKRILKELTNAMRPFIPLFEEYQELLSDIDVIAAKMKYAEKLNGLLPKITTDRELTIKDAYHPLLLLNNNAKNEKTYPQDIHLDQGSRIIVISGPNAGGKSITLKTVGLLQVMLQSGMLIPVHEYSRMCLFNKILTDIGDNQSIENHLSTYSYRLKNMNYFLKKCDKNTLILIDEFGTGSDPELGGALAETFLEVFHEREAFGIITTHYANLKMMANETPEIVNANMLFDARTLEPLFKLHMGEAGSSFTFEVAQKNGIPYSLINRSKKKVERGKIRFDKSIANLQKERSKLSKTTSSLKAKEQQAVKEKAQLAEINEKVQSKLEAYQELYDSNQRLIYLGTKLDGISKKFYHDKKKRELVAEFMKIVQIENSKRKKQSAKQAKAEKAKAIATKKEAEKHVKVIREKKKEAKKAAPEVVKPKVILREGDRVRMFDGKAVGVIDSIEKGKATVDYGMFTTNVSLEQLELVQRKKKNAK; the protein is encoded by the coding sequence ATGATAAAAATCAATAAAAAGACACTTCAAGACTTAGAATTTGATATTGTTTGTGAGCAGGTTTCTGAGCGTTGTACGACAGAAAAAGGTAAAGCAAAAGCGCTCACCATAGAGCCCTACCCTACACCTAAGCAAGCGCTTTTTGGCCTTCATCAGACTAATGAGTATCTGTCTTCTAGAACGGCAGATAGTGCGATACCTAATCACGGCTTTGATAGTCTTGACCACGAGTTAAAATACCTAGCCATAGAAGATAGTACCCTTGAGAAGGGGAGTTTTAAAAAACTATCTAGCATCTCTGAAACGGTAAATATTCACCTCAAGTTTTTTAAAAAGTTTGAAGAACTCTACCCTACGCTTTATAATACAGTAAGGGAAACAGAGTATACCACAGCGATTATAGATGCTGTCACAAGAATTATAGATAAATATGGTGAGGTGCGCGATGATGCAACACCTACCCTAGGCACTTTACGCCGAGCGATTAACCAAACTAAGGGTCGTATAAACTCAAGCTTCTCTAGCGCACTAGGGCAGTATGCTGGTTATGGCTATCTAGATGACATACGCGAGACTATAGTAGATAATGTGCGTGTACTTGCTGTAACTGCGATGCATAGACGTAAGGTAAAAGGTTCTATTATGGGTAGCTCAAAGACGGGGAGCATCACTTATATACAACCAGAAGCTACGCTACAGGCGCAGCGCGAACTTAACAATCTTATTTTTGAGGAAGATGAGGAGGTAAAACGTATTCTTAAAGAACTTACTAATGCGATGCGTCCTTTCATCCCACTATTTGAGGAGTATCAAGAGCTACTGAGCGACATAGATGTAATTGCCGCAAAAATGAAGTATGCCGAAAAGCTGAATGGCTTACTTCCTAAAATTACTACAGATAGAGAACTTACCATAAAAGATGCCTATCACCCGCTACTTCTTCTTAATAACAATGCAAAAAATGAGAAGACGTATCCGCAAGATATACACCTAGATCAAGGGAGTCGCATTATTGTGATTTCTGGGCCTAATGCCGGCGGTAAGAGTATCACTTTAAAAACCGTAGGGCTGTTGCAAGTAATGCTACAAAGTGGTATGCTTATTCCGGTACACGAGTATTCTAGAATGTGCCTGTTTAATAAGATTCTTACAGATATAGGTGATAACCAGAGTATAGAAAATCACTTAAGTACCTATAGCTACCGCCTTAAAAATATGAACTACTTCCTTAAGAAGTGTGATAAAAACACGCTTATTCTTATAGATGAGTTTGGTACGGGATCAGATCCTGAGCTGGGTGGTGCGCTGGCAGAGACGTTTCTTGAGGTCTTTCACGAGCGTGAGGCCTTTGGTATTATCACAACGCACTATGCAAATCTCAAGATGATGGCAAACGAGACGCCAGAGATTGTAAATGCAAATATGCTTTTTGATGCACGCACACTGGAGCCACTATTTAAGCTACATATGGGAGAAGCGGGAAGCTCTTTTACCTTTGAGGTGGCACAAAAAAATGGCATCCCCTACTCGCTTATAAACCGCTCTAAGAAAAAGGTAGAGCGTGGAAAAATACGTTTTGACAAGAGTATTGCAAACCTACAAAAGGAGCGCAGCAAACTTTCAAAAACTACTAGTTCGCTTAAAGCGAAAGAACAACAAGCCGTAAAAGAAAAAGCTCAACTCGCCGAAATAAACGAGAAGGTACAAAGCAAACTAGAGGCTTACCAAGAACTGTATGACAGCAACCAGCGCTTGATTTACTTAGGTACAAAGCTAGATGGCATAAGCAAGAAATTCTATCACGATAAGAAAAAACGCGAACTCGTAGCCGAGTTTATGAAAATCGTACAGATAGAAAATAGTAAGCGTAAAAAACAAAGTGCAAAACAAGCCAAAGCAGAAAAAGCCAAAGCAATCGCCACAAAAAAAGAAGCCGAAAAGCACGTAAAAGTTATACGTGAGAAAAAGAAAGAGGCTAAGAAAGCAGCACCAGAGGTTGTAAAACCAAAGGTTATTTTAAGAGAAGGAGATCGCGTGCGTATGTTTGATGGTAAGGCTGTGGGAGTGATAGATAGTATAGAAAAAGGCAAAGCCACCGTAGATTACGGGATGTTTACCACAAATGTTTCTCTAGAACAACTAGAGCTCGTACAACGCAAAAAGAAGAATGCTAAGTAA
- a CDS encoding uracil-DNA glycosylase, which yields MHVNIEDSWKQELTAEFEKPYFKSLTRFVKEEYATHTCYPPAGEIFSAFDHCPFDKVKVVIIGQDPYHGAGQANGLCFSVQDGVAHPPSLKNIFKELETDMGPPTPVSGNLDRWAAQGVLLLNATLTVRAGEAGSHQKQGWEQFTDVVIDTLSRKRENIIFLLWGGFAKKKGRKIDASKHFILLSGHPSPLSANRGYWFGNKHFSKVNEILLSKGEAPINW from the coding sequence ATGCACGTAAATATAGAAGACAGCTGGAAGCAAGAACTCACTGCCGAATTTGAGAAGCCTTATTTTAAATCGCTTACCAGATTTGTAAAGGAGGAGTATGCTACACACACGTGCTATCCGCCGGCTGGGGAGATTTTTTCTGCCTTTGATCATTGCCCTTTTGATAAGGTAAAAGTCGTGATTATAGGTCAAGATCCTTATCACGGAGCTGGACAGGCTAACGGACTTTGCTTTTCTGTGCAAGATGGCGTAGCGCATCCTCCATCACTTAAAAATATCTTTAAGGAGCTAGAAACAGATATGGGACCACCTACACCAGTATCTGGTAATCTAGATAGATGGGCAGCACAAGGAGTTTTACTTCTCAATGCAACGCTTACAGTAAGAGCAGGCGAAGCAGGATCTCATCAAAAGCAAGGCTGGGAGCAGTTTACAGATGTGGTGATAGATACGCTTTCGCGAAAGCGTGAAAACATCATTTTCTTACTCTGGGGAGGATTTGCCAAAAAGAAAGGTAGAAAGATAGATGCGTCAAAACATTTTATCCTACTCTCTGGACATCCATCACCACTAAGCGCAAACCGTGGTTACTGGTTCGGTAATAAGCATTTTAGTAAGGTAAATGAGATTTTACTGAGCAAAGGAGAAGCGCCAATAAACTGGTAA